A region from the Bradyrhizobium sp. CCBAU 53340 genome encodes:
- a CDS encoding DUF2309 domain-containing protein: MQLNLEFFDQPDVPPSAPAAWDQIDEAARMAAIEILARLIARLLPDDLAMEASDE; encoded by the coding sequence ATGCAATTGAACCTGGAGTTTTTCGATCAGCCCGATGTTCCACCAAGCGCGCCAGCAGCGTGGGACCAAATCGACGAAGCCGCCCGCATGGCGGCAATCGAGATTCTGGCGCGCCTCATTGCACGCCTGCTCCCGGACGACCTGGCGATGGAGGCAAGCGATGAGTGA
- a CDS encoding zinc ribbon domain-containing protein yields the protein MREGNALLQGLVSCGHCGRRLHTHYRGRNSSPGYHCAGKVLVENRGVYCLNIGGVQVDDAITRAFIAALEPAKLTATLTAEREATGSLV from the coding sequence GTGAGAGAGGGCAACGCCCTCCTGCAAGGTCTTGTCAGTTGCGGCCATTGCGGCCGCCGCCTGCACACCCACTATCGCGGACGCAATTCTTCGCCAGGTTATCACTGTGCTGGCAAAGTGCTGGTCGAGAACCGAGGCGTTTACTGCCTCAATATCGGCGGCGTTCAGGTCGATGACGCCATCACCCGGGCGTTCATTGCCGCGTTGGAGCCCGCCAAACTGACCGCGACACTCACCGCCGAGAGGGAGGCGACGGGAAGTCTAGTGTAG
- a CDS encoding IS110 family transposase — protein sequence MDTVIGVDLAKNVFQLHGASMAGHLKFRKKLSRLQFRKFMAGHPSAVVVMEACGSAHYWAREMVKLGHEVKLIAPQYVKPFVKRQKNDAADAEAIVIAAQRPEMRFVEPKSEEQQARAVLFRARKRLVHQRTDLVNALRSVLYEFGHIIPQGIEQLKRIDAILEDPNSDLPELVREECRSLIDQIAYKTERIDAKAEQLKKLATRTVTAQRLQTMPGVGPLTALAIEAFAPDMAAFRRGRDFAAWLGLVPRQHSSGGKERLGRVSKEGQADIRQLLIVGAMSRLNWLGRKSIPSGSWLAQMLARKPRMLVAIALANKMARTIWAMLTRKEDYRNPAQAVTA from the coding sequence ATGGATACGGTGATCGGAGTGGATCTAGCCAAGAATGTGTTTCAGCTCCACGGGGCGTCAATGGCGGGACACTTGAAATTTCGAAAGAAACTGTCGCGGCTTCAGTTTCGGAAGTTCATGGCGGGCCACCCATCGGCAGTGGTGGTGATGGAAGCCTGTGGCAGCGCCCACTATTGGGCACGGGAGATGGTCAAGCTCGGCCATGAAGTGAAACTGATCGCTCCGCAATATGTGAAGCCTTTTGTGAAACGCCAAAAGAACGACGCGGCTGATGCCGAAGCAATCGTGATCGCGGCACAGCGCCCCGAGATGCGCTTCGTCGAGCCGAAATCGGAAGAACAGCAGGCCAGGGCAGTGCTCTTTCGGGCTCGGAAGCGCCTTGTTCATCAGCGCACCGATCTGGTGAATGCGCTGCGTTCTGTTCTCTACGAATTCGGCCATATCATCCCGCAAGGAATCGAACAACTTAAACGCATTGACGCAATCCTCGAAGATCCGAACAGCGATCTACCAGAACTGGTCCGCGAGGAATGTCGGAGTCTCATTGATCAGATCGCCTACAAGACGGAGCGGATCGATGCCAAGGCAGAGCAGCTCAAGAAGTTGGCGACGCGGACGGTCACGGCGCAGCGGCTGCAGACAATGCCGGGGGTCGGCCCGCTGACCGCACTCGCGATCGAGGCTTTCGCGCCCGACATGGCGGCCTTTCGACGTGGCCGAGACTTCGCGGCTTGGCTCGGCTTGGTCCCACGGCAACATTCCTCAGGGGGAAAGGAAAGGCTCGGACGCGTTTCGAAGGAAGGACAGGCGGACATTCGCCAGTTGCTCATCGTTGGGGCGATGTCGCGGCTGAACTGGCTCGGGCGCAAGTCGATCCCTAGCGGATCCTGGCTGGCGCAGATGCTGGCGAGGAAGCCGCGCATGCTTGTGGCGATCGCCTTGGCGAACAAGATGGCTCGGACGATTTGGGCCATGCTCACCCGGAAGGAGGATTATCGGAACCCAGCGCAGGCAGTGACGGCATGA
- the istB gene encoding IS21-like element helper ATPase IstB translates to MTSGATSIDAARVELLLNELRLPGVKAIWPKLAAQSDKEGWPAARFLAALAEHEAADRTRRRIERHMVEARLPAGKTLATFEFESVPMLSKAQAMALAAGDVWLKTGANLLLFGPPGGGKTHLGAAIGLALVEDGWRVLFARTTDLVQRLQVARRELALESAIAKLDRYDLLILDDITYVSKDQAETSVLFELIASRYERRSLLITANQPFGEWGRIFPDQAMTLAAIDRLVHHATILEMNVESYRRKVALDRRRGPGRPPVHATPNELEKAVTDAGNAA, encoded by the coding sequence ATGACCAGCGGAGCTACCTCCATCGATGCCGCCCGCGTCGAGCTGCTGCTCAATGAGTTGCGCCTGCCCGGCGTCAAGGCGATCTGGCCGAAGCTCGCCGCGCAGTCGGACAAGGAAGGCTGGCCCGCCGCCCGCTTCCTTGCGGCCCTTGCCGAGCACGAGGCAGCCGATCGCACCCGCCGCCGCATCGAACGACACATGGTGGAAGCGCGTTTGCCCGCCGGCAAGACGCTCGCCACGTTCGAGTTCGAGAGCGTGCCTATGCTGTCAAAGGCACAGGCGATGGCGCTCGCCGCCGGTGACGTCTGGTTGAAGACCGGCGCCAATCTGCTGCTGTTCGGTCCACCCGGCGGCGGCAAGACCCATCTCGGCGCAGCGATCGGCCTGGCTCTCGTCGAGGACGGTTGGCGCGTTCTCTTTGCACGTACCACTGATCTGGTGCAGCGGCTGCAGGTGGCCCGGCGCGAGCTGGCGCTGGAGTCCGCAATCGCCAAGCTTGACCGCTACGACCTCCTGATCCTCGACGACATCACATATGTGAGCAAGGACCAGGCGGAAACCAGCGTATTGTTCGAGCTGATCGCCTCCCGCTACGAGCGACGCTCGCTGCTGATCACGGCCAATCAGCCATTTGGCGAATGGGGGCGTATCTTCCCCGATCAGGCGATGACACTGGCGGCGATCGATCGCCTGGTGCACCACGCCACGATCCTCGAGATGAACGTCGAGAGCTACCGTCGAAAAGTTGCTCTCGATCGCAGGCGCGGTCCAGGCCGGCCGCCGGTTCACGCCACTCCAAATGAACTCGAGAAGGCGGTGACTGACGCTGGCAATGCCGCTTGA
- a CDS encoding DUF2274 domain-containing protein — protein sequence MTRNRSATPTEPPKLIPPMIERFVATDRALRCPQRSDTHSVPRAAERSG from the coding sequence CTGACACGGAACCGCAGCGCGACGCCAACAGAGCCCCCTAAATTGATTCCTCCCATGATCGAGCGCTTTGTGGCGACCGACCGCGCCTTGCGATGTCCCCAGCGAAGTGACACTCATTCCGTCCCTCGAGCGGCCGAGAGATCCGGTTAG
- a CDS encoding recombinase family protein has translation MSERVKITSSHLSRQAFVYLRQSSAAQVEHNRESTDRQYALAGKARDLGWPDERIIVIDEDLGLSGLGSVARSGFARLTAEVALARVGLVLGLEVSRLARNNAEWYRLIDLAGFTDTLIGDADGIYHSAVFNDRLLLRLKGTMSEAELHVLRARLNGESATRRRGVNCAAGCRSASSGARLMARSASILTKLSSSPFAVFLHALPRWDRRVAFGSGFVPRGSRSRCSCTPVPRSVGSRQATPPSTRS, from the coding sequence ATGAGTGAGCGCGTCAAGATTACGTCAAGTCATCTCTCTCGACAGGCTTTCGTCTATCTGCGCCAATCCAGCGCCGCACAGGTCGAGCACAACCGCGAATCAACCGACCGGCAATATGCGCTTGCCGGCAAAGCGCGTGACCTCGGCTGGCCCGATGAACGCATCATCGTTATCGACGAGGATCTTGGCCTCTCCGGTTTGGGCTCGGTGGCGCGTTCGGGCTTTGCCCGCCTCACCGCCGAAGTGGCGCTCGCGCGCGTGGGCCTGGTGCTCGGTCTCGAAGTCTCGCGGCTCGCGCGCAATAACGCCGAATGGTACCGCCTGATTGATCTGGCCGGATTTACCGACACGCTGATCGGCGATGCCGACGGCATCTATCATTCGGCCGTCTTCAACGATCGCCTCTTGTTGAGGCTCAAAGGCACGATGAGCGAAGCCGAACTGCACGTGCTGCGGGCTCGCCTCAACGGCGAATCCGCAACAAGGCGGCGCGGGGTGAACTGCGCCGCGGGCTGCCGGTCGGCTTCGTCTGGGGCGAGGCTGATGGCGAGGTCCGCTTCCATCCTGACGAAGCTGTCGTCATCGCCATTCGCAGTGTTTTTGCACGCTTTGCCGAGATGGGATCGGCGCGTCGCGTTTGGCTCTGGTTTCGTTCCGAGGGGCTCACGTTCCCGCTGCAGCTGCACGCCCGTGCCCAGATCCGTTGGGTCGAGGCAAGCTACACCGCCATCCACCAGGTCTTGA
- the istA gene encoding IS21 family transposase, which produces MTYRLTLSPEAAAAKAGFSKASAYRIEDDLRLPSQKKVPRGRRRSDPLVPYWDAEIVPILKAAPGIRVIGVLDELRRRHPDLNPNIRRTLERRINAWRALNGPEQDVIFRQEHEPGRLGLSDFTDTSPLGIAIAGETLDHRLYHFRLAFSGFEHAHVVLGGESFVALAEGLQNALWALGGVPREHRSDSLSAAFRNLAADAREDLTQRYAALMGHYGMAPTRNNAGIAHENGSIESAHGHLKRALEDALLLRGTRDFISLDAYRAFVDEIVGRRNANLAKRIALEKEALAPLPKGRTTDFEEKVIPVTSSGGFILRRVFYTVPSRLIGHRLRVRIFDDRLECFLGVTPVGTLRRGRPVSENHGGHVVDYRHVIHALRRKPMALVNLVYRDQLFPRAAYKRLFETLREHGDDRRACKVTVELLALAHERACEAELAEAIATALDAGRLPDLAALRDRFRPEAASIPSVAVKLASLDVYDELASVSVVSAHSNLGGAA; this is translated from the coding sequence ATGACCTACCGACTGACATTGTCTCCCGAGGCCGCGGCGGCCAAGGCGGGGTTCTCGAAAGCGAGCGCGTATCGGATCGAGGACGATTTGCGCCTGCCATCGCAGAAGAAGGTGCCGAGAGGCCGGCGACGGTCCGATCCGCTCGTGCCCTATTGGGACGCCGAGATCGTTCCGATCCTGAAGGCTGCGCCCGGCATCCGCGTGATCGGCGTGCTGGACGAGCTGCGCCGTCGGCATCCCGACCTCAACCCCAACATCCGACGCACGCTGGAGCGGCGCATCAATGCCTGGCGGGCGCTCAATGGCCCTGAACAGGACGTGATCTTCCGCCAGGAGCACGAGCCCGGTCGTCTGGGTCTGTCCGACTTTACCGATACAAGCCCGCTCGGCATTGCCATTGCTGGTGAGACGCTCGATCACCGGCTCTACCACTTCCGGCTGGCGTTCTCCGGCTTTGAGCATGCCCATGTCGTGCTCGGCGGCGAAAGCTTCGTCGCCCTGGCCGAGGGCTTGCAGAACGCCCTGTGGGCGCTCGGCGGCGTTCCGCGGGAGCATCGCAGCGACAGCCTGTCGGCAGCATTCCGCAATCTGGCGGCCGACGCGCGGGAGGATCTGACACAGCGCTACGCCGCGCTGATGGGCCACTACGGCATGGCGCCAACGCGCAACAATGCGGGCATTGCACACGAGAACGGCTCGATCGAGAGCGCGCACGGTCATCTCAAACGAGCGCTGGAGGATGCGCTGTTGCTGCGGGGCACGCGCGACTTCATCAGTCTCGATGCCTACCGGGCTTTTGTCGACGAGATTGTCGGCCGGCGCAACGCCAACCTCGCTAAGCGGATCGCGCTCGAAAAGGAAGCACTGGCGCCACTGCCGAAAGGCCGCACGACCGACTTCGAGGAGAAGGTGATCCCGGTGACGTCGTCAGGCGGCTTCATCCTGCGGCGCGTGTTCTACACTGTGCCTTCAAGACTGATTGGCCATCGCCTGCGTGTGCGCATCTTCGACGACCGGCTCGAATGCTTCCTCGGCGTCACGCCGGTCGGGACGCTGCGGCGCGGGCGGCCTGTGTCGGAGAACCACGGCGGGCATGTCGTTGATTATCGGCACGTCATCCATGCCCTGCGGCGCAAGCCGATGGCGCTCGTCAATCTCGTCTATCGCGATCAGCTCTTCCCGCGCGCGGCTTACAAGCGCCTCTTCGAGACCTTGCGGGAGCATGGCGACGACCGGCGCGCCTGCAAGGTGACGGTCGAGCTTCTGGCTCTGGCCCATGAGCGAGCCTGCGAAGCCGAGCTCGCCGAGGCGATCGCGACCGCTCTCGATGCCGGACGGTTACCCGATCTTGCGGCATTGCGCGATCGCTTCCGACCCGAGGCGGCCTCGATCCCGAGTGTCGCCGTCAAGCTGGCGTCGCTCGACGTCTACGATGAGCTGGCCTCCGTCAGCGTCGTGTCGGCCCACTCGAACCTGGGAGGAGCAGCATGA